TCCGGCTGCGGCGTGGGGAGGGGGATAAGGGGTGGGGGGGGACAGTGGGTGCTGGGAATGGCGGGGCTGGGAGACGCACGGAAAAGGAGTGTCCCGGCTGCCGGGTGAGTTTTGGAGCAGGGTTCGGGGACAGAGAGTGGGAGGTGGTGAggaaggggatggggacagggaagcAGAGGACGGGGACCGAGGAAGGAGGGGACGAGGACCAGGAAAGAAGGGACAAGGGACCACGGGGGGATGGGGACATGGGAAAGAGGGATAGGGACATGGGAAAGAGGGATAGGGACATGGGAAAGAGGGATGCCAGCAGAACTATCTGGACCACAAACCCCATCCTGGGGGTCCCCCGTGAGGATCCCTGGGGACAGGCCCCTGGACCAGCCTCCTCCTGGGCGTGGCAATCCCTGTGGGACACTCAGGGTGATTCCCATTCCCAGGTGCACCATGGtggaggtgacagtgacaccgCAGTCCTCGCTGGCCGACCGGCCAGTGCAGATCCGTGTGCGGGGACTGTCCCCATCCCAACTTGTCACCCTCCGGGCATGGCTGAAGGATGAGCAGGGCGAGTGCTTCCAATCCCGCGCCTTTTTCCACGCTGACGCAGCGGGAGAGGTGGATCCCGGGCTCCACGCTGCCCTTGGGGGCAGCTACTCCGGGGTCTGGCCCATGGGGCTCTTGTGGTTCCTGCAGCCCGACACGCTTTTCCGCCGGCTGGTGAAGCGGGACGTGGCCGGCAGCCCCTTCCGCGTCCGGCTGGAAGTGTTTGACGGGCTCGGCATGGGCACGGATCCCCGGGAGCAGCCGCTGGCATCCTGCGAGGCCGAGCGGTGGTACGTGGGCCCCGGAGTGCAGCGGGTGCCCATCCGTGAGGGAAGGGTCCGTGGCGCCCTGTTCCTGCCTCCTGGTGAGCGCTGGGGAGCGGGGAATCCCGGGATATCCAAGCTAGGGACTGGCACAGTGCTTGTTCTTCTGAGCCCTGGGATACCCAGCCAGTATTCCCTTGGGATTCTGGGGATGCCAAACATCGGGACACTTGGGACACAGCACTGGGACTCCTGGGATGCTAAACCATAAGGTTCCTGGGTTGTCCAGCTCTTGAAGCCCTGGGTTAACAAACCTCGGGACCCCTTGGATGCCCAAAGTTGGGATTCCTGGCTTGTCCAGCATTGGGATTGTTGAGATATCAAACCTTAGGATCTTGGGATGCCCAGCCTCAGGACCCCTGGGATACTGGACCTTGTGCCCCCTGGGATGCCCAGCCATGGAACCTCCGGGATGCAGGGCAGCATGGGTGGCTCCCCATCCCTGACATTCTCCCTGTCTTCCCACAGGTCCGGGCCCCTTCCCCGGAGTCATCGACCTGTTTGGGGGTGCGGGGGGGCTGATTGAGTTCCGGGCAGGCCTCTTGGCCAGCCGGGGCTTTGCCGTGCTGGCCCTCGCCTTCTTCGCCTACGACGACCTGCCCCGAGCCCTGACCCAGCTGGACCTGGAATATTTCGAGGAAgcggcagagctgctcctccgGCATCCCAAGGTGAGTCCTGGAGTGTGGAGAAAGGCACCTGTCAGCCAGGATGTGCTGGGGATTGGGGGCAACCTGGTGACCTGGACATCCAGGTGACCAGGGATTGTCCTGGGGCCATCCTCATCCTGGTGAGCAGGATGTCCAGGTGATGAGGGGTAAAATGTCCCAGGGTTGTCCCGAGCGCCAGGAATGTCCCGGGGACTGGGGGATATCCCACAAGGACATCCTGGTCCTGGGCTGTCCCAGTAAATGTATTATCCCTGTGTATTATCCTAGCTGGCTCCTATTCCTCTTGCTTCAGGTCCGAGGCCCCGGCCTGGGCGTGGTGGGCGTCTCCAAAGGCGCGGAGGTGGCCTTGGCCATGGCCACCTTCCTGCCGCAGGTGGTGGCCACGGTGTGGATCAACGGTACGAGCTTCCTGTATGGAAACCCGCTGGTCTATAAGGAGCTGCGCATCCCCGCCATTCCCTACCGCACCGAGCGCGTCGTGTTCACCGACGTGGGGGCCATGGACAACTCGGCCATCTTCGCCGACCCCCGGGATCCCGCCCACCAGGCCTCGGCCATCCCGGTGGAGAAGATCCGGGGCAAGGTGCTGTTTGTGGTGGGAGAGGCCGACCGCAGCTTCAACAGCAAGCTCTTCGCCGAGCTGGCCCTGGCGCGGATGCCGCCGGAGAGAGGCCGGATCCTGTCCTATCCCGGCGCCGGGCACCTGATCGAGCCCCCCGGGTCCCCCCTGTGCAGCAACTCCAGCATCCGGGGCACTCCCAAGCCGGTGGCGTGGGGGGGAGAGCCCCAGCCCCATGCCCGGGCCCAGGAACATTCCTGGCAGGAGATCCTGCAGTTCCTGGAGCTCCATCTGGGGTCGGTTGCTGCCATGAAGCTGTGAGGGGTGGGGAAAAGGGGTTGTGGTCACCGGGATTGTCACTGAAGGGAATAAAGTGTCACCGCTGAtggctcctgcctgtgctcctgggggaTGATGTGTGGGACAAAGGCTGGAGACAGATTTAGGAGATTTACCAGAGATATTTGGGAGATACATCAGATCTATTTTGGATACATATGGGATATACATCAGATAAATATAGGATGTATATTGGACATGTGGGGTAGAAATATATCAGCTCTATATTGGACATATGTATAGGATATATATTGGATACATATGGAACATATATAGGATATAGTACAGACAGTTTAGACATGTTGGGACATACACAGCACctatataaaacatatattagacatatatatatatatggggCACATATAGAACATATATTGGCCGTATGTCaccccagctgtggctctggggacacgctgctctctctgcagctgccctcaCTTCCAGAGGAGGTTGAGGGAATCAGATGCAGCCCCTGGATGGGATTGCCTCAATGTGATTCCCTCCGGCCGGgatccctgtgctcctgggagctggcGTGACCCCATTCCCACGCCCAGGGCATGGGACAGGGAGTGGCCGTGACCGTCACTCCGggaagggtggggaggggtGATGCAGTGTAATCTGCAGTAAGGATGAATCCCAGAAGGGAAGCTTGGGGAAAGGTAGGCAGAGGGAATGCACAGGGAGGACTTTGGAttccctgtggcactgccagcagggcacagccagggtgcCGCAGGGATTTGGGGTAACTTTCTGATTCCCTGTCCCTCAGGCATCACTGGGGTCATGCCACTGTGTCCCCTGGTCCCATGGCTGTTCCAGGAGTGGCGTGTCCAGATGTCACCGCTGTCCCCACTAGCTCTGGGGATGTGGGCACACACCagccttctcctttccccctgGATATCTTGATCCAGCTGGGCATCCCGCCTGGCACCAGTTCCATTCCCTGTTCATTGGGACCGCCTCCAAGTGTGGGATAAGCTTGGCTTGTCTCTGGTCACCgtgacacagccacaggaggTGACCACAGGGCCGGGGCACTGAGGTCGCCGGCGGCACGGGAGCGAGaagccctgggcagagctcaTCCCATGGGATCAGCTGATCCTGATCCCCCCCCGCATCCCAGCCATCCGGATATAAATCCACACCACAGAGCCCCGTGCTCCGTCCGTGTCACCGCCatgggacagagctgctccttcctcctgctcctcttcctcctgtgccCGTGGCTCAGAGCCACCGTGGCGCTCCTGCAGTACCGCCACGACTGCGGAGAGTTGGGAATGCAGCTCCTGGTCTTCCCGCCCCACGGCCGCACCGTCCGCTTCAAGGTTCTGGGTGAGTGGGGGGACACCCTGGATCCCCTTGGGGAGCTGGATTTCTCCGGGATTCCCCTCAATCCCGGAGTGTTCCATGGTGATGGTATCCCCATGGGCTGAGCCCAATGGCTTGgatgagctgtggctgctgccaggggggTTTCCATGCACCAGGATGTGTCACTTCCCCGTGTCCGTGGTGTCCCTCCAGACGAGTTTGGCTCCCGCTTTGACGTGGCCAACTGCTCCATCTGCCTCCACTGGCTGAATTCCAGGGAGGACGGCTCTGTCATCTTCTCCTCTGGCTACAAGGGCTGCCACGTCCTGTTCAAGGTGACGCTCCCGTCCCCTCCGCGGTCCCCTCCAGCCGGATGGGGGTGACTGTCCCTCGTGTCCCCCCGCAGGAGAACCGCTACGTCCTGCgggtgcagctggaggagctgctgtccaGCGGGATCCCCGTCACCTCCTACGAGGTCAACATGACCTGCCCCAAGCCGGGCGGCTCTGAGATGCTCCCAGATGGAATCCAGGAGAAGAGCCGGGACAGCGGAGTCCTGATCTCCCACACCGGCCTGCACCAGGTCTCGGAGTCCTCCCTCACCCTTACGGGATCCCACTTCACATCCCAAGAtcacctggagcaggttcaCACCGTGGGACAGTACCAGCCCAGCTCAGTGCTTCCCGGGATCCAGCACCATTCCGGTCCAGCCCACTCGGGGCTTCTGTCCCAGCCTAGTGGGGTTCATCCTGTCACCCAAATCCAGGGAAGTTTCTTCCGCCCGGCAGTGCAGCCCTCCCAGTCTGGGGGGCAAAGCCAGCCAGGGATGCTTCGCCCCGTGCTTGTATCCCAAAACCATCCCAGTTTGGCACATCAGGGGGGTCAGACCCAGCCGGGGCACCTGCGTCCAGGGTCTGTATCCCACAACCAGCCTGGGATGATGCATTCTGTGGGTCAAAATCCACCCGGGATTCGCCCAGGGTCTGTATCCCACAACCAGCCCGGCATGGCGCATTCTGTGGGTCAAAATCCACCCGGGATTCGCCCAGGATCTGCATCCCACAATCAGCCCGGCATGGCGCATCATGGGGGTCAAAACCAACCAGGGATTCGCCCAGGATCTGTATCCCACAACCAGCCTGGGATGATTCATTCTGTGGGTCAAAATCCACCCGGGATTCGCCCAGGGTCTGTATCCCACaaccagcctgggatggtgcaTTCTGTGGGTCAAAATCCACACGGGATTCGCCCGGGGTCTGCATCCCACAACCAGCCCGGCATGGTGCATTCTTTGGGTCAAAACCAACCAGGGATTCGCCCAGGATCTGTATCCCACaaccagcctgggatggtgcaTCATGGGGGTCAAAACCCACCAGGGATTCGCCCGGGGtctgcatcccacagccagcctggcttgACCTCCACTGGTGCCCAGACTCCAGCAGGATTCCTGCGCCCGGGAGCTCAGCCCCTAAACCAGCCAGGAATATCTCGTCCCAGTCATCACTCCAACTCCCAAACCGGGCTCCCAGGCCACACTGGGCTCCATCCCGGCCATCCCAGCCCGGCTTTGGTGCACCCAGGACTCTCATCCTGGCCAGGTTTCATCAGCTCTGgactccaggctgagccccagccgGGCCTGGGacgccctgggctgcagccccagcccggaTTGCTGCGTCCTGGGATtcactcccagcccagcctgctgcagtcCACAGAGTTCTTCCCCTCACCAGGGGCAGGTAAGGCAGGAAGATGGGATGCTGGGACAAAGGGAAACGGCCTCGAGGTGCTTTTTcaacccacattcctgctgtgccccctcTCTGCTTCCCCCCAGGAATGCAGCTGACGCGGGAGCAGTGCCAGGTGCCGGTGGGCCGGATGCCCTGCGTGGCTCCACAGGGACGGGATGCATGCCTGCAGGCGGGATGCTGCTACGACGACATGGACCGTACCACGCCCTGCTATTATGGGAATACCGGTAGGACACCTGGAGGCACGTCCCAAAATCCCTCCCCGGTGCCACGGGAGGGTGTCCAGAGTGATGGAGCCTCTCCGTGGTGTTGCAGCCACCGTGCAGTGCCTGCTGGAGGGACACTTCGTCCTGGTGGTCCCGCGGGGAATGGTGACCCTGCCGTACAACCTGGAGAG
This region of Motacilla alba alba isolate MOTALB_02 chromosome 5, Motacilla_alba_V1.0_pri, whole genome shotgun sequence genomic DNA includes:
- the LOC119702057 gene encoding acyl-coenzyme A amino acid N-acyltransferase 2-like isoform X2; the protein is MAGLGDARKRSVPAAGCTMVEVTVTPQSSLADRPVQIRVRGLSPSQLVTLRAWLKDEQGECFQSRAFFHADAAGEVDPGLHAALGGSYSGVWPMGLLWFLQPDTLFRRLVKRDVAGSPFRVRLEVFDGLGMGTDPREQPLASCEAERWYVGPGVQRVPIREGRVRGALFLPPGPGPFPGVIDLFGGAGGLIEFRAGLLASRGFAVLALAFFAYDDLPRALTQLDLEYFEEAAELLLRHPKVRGPGLGVVGVSKGAEVALAMATFLPQVVATVWINGTSFLYGNPLVYKELRIPAIPYRTERVVFTDVGAMDNSAIFADPRDPAHQASAIPVEKIRGKVLFVVGEADRSFNSKLFAELALARMPPERGRILSYPGAGHLIEPPGSPLCSNSSIRGTPKPVAWGGEPQPHARAQEHSWQEILQFLELHLGSVAAMKL
- the LOC119702057 gene encoding acyl-coenzyme A amino acid N-acyltransferase 2-like isoform X1; translated protein: MGQEGSALAIPGLMISRESSSLSFCRAHGPAGCTMVEVTVTPQSSLADRPVQIRVRGLSPSQLVTLRAWLKDEQGECFQSRAFFHADAAGEVDPGLHAALGGSYSGVWPMGLLWFLQPDTLFRRLVKRDVAGSPFRVRLEVFDGLGMGTDPREQPLASCEAERWYVGPGVQRVPIREGRVRGALFLPPGPGPFPGVIDLFGGAGGLIEFRAGLLASRGFAVLALAFFAYDDLPRALTQLDLEYFEEAAELLLRHPKVRGPGLGVVGVSKGAEVALAMATFLPQVVATVWINGTSFLYGNPLVYKELRIPAIPYRTERVVFTDVGAMDNSAIFADPRDPAHQASAIPVEKIRGKVLFVVGEADRSFNSKLFAELALARMPPERGRILSYPGAGHLIEPPGSPLCSNSSIRGTPKPVAWGGEPQPHARAQEHSWQEILQFLELHLGSVAAMKL
- the LOC119702057 gene encoding acyl-coenzyme A amino acid N-acyltransferase 2-like isoform X3, whose protein sequence is MVEVTVTPQSSLADRPVQIRVRGLSPSQLVTLRAWLKDEQGECFQSRAFFHADAAGEVDPGLHAALGGSYSGVWPMGLLWFLQPDTLFRRLVKRDVAGSPFRVRLEVFDGLGMGTDPREQPLASCEAERWYVGPGVQRVPIREGRVRGALFLPPGPGPFPGVIDLFGGAGGLIEFRAGLLASRGFAVLALAFFAYDDLPRALTQLDLEYFEEAAELLLRHPKVRGPGLGVVGVSKGAEVALAMATFLPQVVATVWINGTSFLYGNPLVYKELRIPAIPYRTERVVFTDVGAMDNSAIFADPRDPAHQASAIPVEKIRGKVLFVVGEADRSFNSKLFAELALARMPPERGRILSYPGAGHLIEPPGSPLCSNSSIRGTPKPVAWGGEPQPHARAQEHSWQEILQFLELHLGSVAAMKL
- the ZP1 gene encoding zona pellucida sperm-binding protein 1, with product MGQSCSFLLLLFLLCPWLRATVALLQYRHDCGELGMQLLVFPPHGRTVRFKVLDEFGSRFDVANCSICLHWLNSREDGSVIFSSGYKGCHVLFKENRYVLRVQLEELLSSGIPVTSYEVNMTCPKPGGSEMLPDGIQEKSRDSGVLISHTGLHQVSESSLTLTGSHFTSQDHLEQVHTVGQYQPSSVLPGIQHHSGPAHSGLLSQPSGVHPVTQIQGSFFRPAVQPSQSGGQSQPGMLRPVLVSQNHPSLAHQGGQTQPGHLRPGSVSHNQPGMMHSVGQNPPGIRPGSVSHNQPGMAHSVGQNPPGIRPGSASHNQPGMAHHGGQNQPGIRPGSVSHNQPGMIHSVGQNPPGIRPGSVSHNQPGMVHSVGQNPHGIRPGSASHNQPGMVHSLGQNQPGIRPGSVSHNQPGMVHHGGQNPPGIRPGSASHSQPGLTSTGAQTPAGFLRPGAQPLNQPGISRPSHHSNSQTGLPGHTGLHPGHPSPALVHPGLSSWPGFISSGLQAEPQPGLGRPGLQPQPGLLRPGIHSQPSLLQSTEFFPSPGAGMQLTREQCQVPVGRMPCVAPQGRDACLQAGCCYDDMDRTTPCYYGNTATVQCLLEGHFVLVVPRGMVTLPYNLESVRLASSQAGCEPRHVSEAFVMFRFPVTHCGTTVQVIEDMLVYENQLISTIDVQGSPRGSVTRDSVYILRARCIYNSSDLLPLGVEVAVPPTAAPLAMLGPLGLQLRIATDESYSSYHAVGDFPLVRVLRDPIYVEVRLLQKTDPNLVLVLHHCWASPGPHATSQPQWPILVEGCPFQGDNYRTRLIPVGPASPELPFPSHYQRFVISTFAFVEPPGMAVLEGEVYISCSASVCHLAQPEPCRPSCQLGVPSRVRRSPGDRRTGDSMGTVTSQGCLVFPEVPKRGGSQQRG